A genomic segment from Thermotoga neapolitana DSM 4359 encodes:
- the dnaX gene encoding DNA polymerase III subunit gamma/tau — protein MEVLYRKYRPKTFSEVVNQDHVKKAIIGAIQKNSVAHGYIFAGPRGTGKTTLARILAKSLNCENREGVEPCNRCRSCREIDEGTFMDVIELDAASNRGIDEIRRIRDAVGYRPMEGKYKVYIIDEVHMLTKEAFNALLKTLEEPPSHVVFVLATTNLEKVPPTIISRCQVFEFRNIPDELIEKRLQEVARAEGIDIDDEALRFIARRAAGGMRDALTMLEQVWKFSEGKIDLETVHRALGLIPIQVVRDYVNAILSGNVRKVFTVLDDVYYSGKDYEVLIQEAVEDLVDDLEREERVYNASTSEIVQVSRQLLNLLREIKFAEEKRLVCRVGSAYISTRFSGEKVLEKTKASNADNDQNNAQESTTKEEKDKDIEFEERFKELMEELKEKGDLSIFVALSLSEVSFEDGKVVVTFDSSKAMHYELMKKKLPELENLFSKKLGKRVEVELRLMGKEETVEKVSQKILKLFEQEG, from the coding sequence ATGGAGGTTCTCTACAGAAAGTACAGGCCGAAGACATTTTCGGAAGTGGTGAATCAGGATCACGTGAAAAAGGCAATAATCGGGGCGATACAGAAAAACAGTGTAGCCCATGGATACATATTCGCTGGACCCAGGGGGACGGGGAAGACAACACTCGCGAGGATCCTGGCAAAGTCCCTGAACTGTGAGAACAGAGAAGGTGTTGAACCGTGCAACAGGTGCAGGTCGTGCAGGGAAATCGATGAGGGAACGTTCATGGACGTCATAGAACTCGACGCGGCATCGAACAGAGGAATAGACGAGATCAGAAGGATAAGGGACGCCGTGGGTTACAGACCAATGGAGGGAAAGTACAAGGTTTACATAATAGACGAGGTGCACATGCTTACAAAGGAAGCATTTAACGCTCTGCTAAAAACTCTGGAAGAACCTCCCTCCCACGTTGTGTTCGTTCTTGCAACCACCAACCTGGAAAAAGTCCCCCCAACGATCATTTCCAGATGTCAGGTCTTCGAGTTCAGAAACATACCCGATGAACTCATAGAAAAGAGGCTTCAGGAGGTAGCCAGGGCCGAGGGCATAGACATCGACGATGAAGCGCTGAGGTTCATAGCCAGACGGGCAGCCGGAGGAATGAGAGACGCCCTCACCATGCTGGAGCAGGTCTGGAAGTTTTCGGAGGGAAAGATCGATCTTGAGACGGTCCACAGGGCGCTTGGACTGATTCCGATTCAGGTGGTGAGGGACTATGTAAACGCCATTTTATCGGGAAACGTGAGAAAGGTCTTCACCGTACTGGATGATGTCTATTACAGCGGTAAAGATTACGAAGTCCTCATTCAGGAAGCCGTTGAAGACCTGGTGGACGATCTGGAAAGAGAGGAGAGGGTCTACAACGCTTCAACGTCCGAGATCGTTCAGGTTTCGAGGCAGCTTCTCAACCTTCTTCGGGAGATAAAGTTCGCTGAAGAAAAACGACTTGTGTGCCGGGTAGGATCCGCTTACATATCCACGAGGTTTTCCGGTGAAAAGGTTCTGGAAAAAACGAAAGCAAGCAACGCTGATAATGATCAAAACAACGCTCAGGAAAGCACGACAAAGGAGGAAAAGGATAAAGACATCGAGTTCGAAGAGCGTTTCAAAGAGTTGATGGAAGAATTGAAGGAAAAAGGAGATCTTTCCATATTCGTTGCACTCAGTCTTTCTGAAGTGAGTTTCGAGGATGGGAAGGTCGTTGTGACGTTCGATTCTTCCAAAGCGATGCACTATGAACTCATGAAGAAAAAGCTTCCTGAACTTGAGAACCTCTTTTCGAAGAAGCTGGGAAAGAGAGTAGAGGTAGAACTTCGTCTGATGGGGAAAGAGGAGACGGTGGAGAAGGTTTCTCAAAAGATCTTGAAGCTCTTCGAACAGGAGGGATAA
- a CDS encoding transglycosylase SLT domain-containing protein codes for MKKITILVLVLVLIPVFLSTTPTEKSISFREINTITVKEWFKELVRSRRASYKLKSDEEFLEDLWKTVNEVARETNIDPILLVSVIDVESDFRNVIGLYGELGMMQIKKETAEMVANIYNLEPPESGWTELIWNYRLNIKYGAHYLKYLYDRFNDLRLALEYYNGGNSRKTYAKRILETYESFKKELGI; via the coding sequence GTGAAAAAAATAACTATACTGGTTCTGGTGCTCGTCCTCATACCAGTCTTCCTGAGCACCACTCCCACCGAGAAGAGTATCTCCTTTCGGGAGATAAACACCATCACTGTGAAAGAGTGGTTCAAGGAACTCGTCAGATCGAGAAGGGCATCTTACAAGTTGAAAAGCGATGAGGAATTCCTCGAAGATCTGTGGAAAACGGTAAACGAAGTGGCACGTGAGACCAACATCGACCCGATCCTCCTTGTGTCGGTCATAGACGTGGAGAGCGATTTCAGAAACGTGATAGGGCTGTACGGTGAACTGGGAATGATGCAGATCAAAAAAGAGACCGCCGAAATGGTGGCAAACATCTACAATCTGGAACCTCCGGAATCTGGCTGGACGGAACTCATCTGGAATTATCGACTGAACATAAAGTACGGTGCTCACTATCTAAAGTATCTGTACGACAGGTTCAACGATCTCAGGCTTGCACTCGAGTATTACAACGGCGGAAACAGCAGAAAGACGTACGCGAAAAGGATCCTTGAAACGTACGAAAGTTTCAAAAAGGAACTCGGAATTTAA
- a CDS encoding Tartrate dehydratase beta subunit/Fumarate hydratase class I C- terminal domain-like protein, with protein MISLKIVLRYPVSLNVIRRLTSGDVVHYIGKIVVVDKEVVDIIEKYEKSEGIKPYDLTGEIVTVGRFDKNKFFFQEVTEEVLEKLFLMGVSGVVLNKRSNFPVAKRFSRVLFEPLEEVKGTRKVVYKTPDGKKLEELEVEGLTLRVIQDSSGKMYTRV; from the coding sequence GTGATCTCTTTGAAAATCGTCCTGAGGTATCCCGTTTCTCTGAACGTTATAAGACGGTTGACGAGTGGAGATGTGGTTCATTACATCGGGAAGATAGTGGTTGTGGACAAAGAAGTTGTTGATATCATCGAAAAGTACGAAAAATCCGAGGGAATAAAACCCTACGACTTGACAGGAGAGATAGTAACTGTGGGAAGGTTCGACAAGAACAAATTCTTCTTCCAGGAGGTCACCGAAGAAGTACTGGAAAAACTATTTCTGATGGGTGTAAGCGGAGTTGTTTTGAACAAAAGGAGTAATTTCCCTGTTGCGAAAAGGTTCTCCAGAGTCCTTTTTGAGCCCCTCGAGGAGGTGAAGGGAACTAGAAAGGTTGTCTACAAAACCCCGGATGGCAAAAAACTCGAGGAACTGGAAGTGGAAGGTTTAACTCTGCGGGTGATTCAGGACTCTTCCGGGAAAATGTACACAAGAGTTTAA
- a CDS encoding site-2 protease family protein, with translation MRMVAPTLSNILTGFLAVLIVAMPREYVKGIAAYRLGDPTPKQAGRLSLNPFVHLDPVGTISFILFEFGWSRPVPVRYWKLKNKKKDLLKISILGPLTSFLLFFLCGFIASKLPERSFWWFLMVKAAKYNLTYALFSLFPIPPLDGSRILASLLPDRYMEWLIKYEVYGILFMIALLVLWIIPLVMNPFVTFIDDFVQMIVR, from the coding sequence ATGAGGATGGTTGCACCAACACTGAGCAACATTCTTACGGGGTTTCTTGCCGTTCTCATCGTTGCGATGCCGAGGGAGTATGTGAAGGGAATAGCGGCCTACAGACTCGGTGATCCCACTCCAAAGCAGGCCGGTAGACTGTCTTTGAATCCCTTTGTACATCTTGATCCGGTGGGAACGATCTCCTTCATTTTGTTCGAATTCGGGTGGTCCAGACCCGTTCCGGTTCGCTACTGGAAACTGAAAAACAAGAAGAAAGACCTTCTGAAGATATCCATTCTCGGTCCTCTGACGAGCTTTTTGCTGTTTTTTCTTTGCGGGTTCATAGCCTCGAAGTTGCCTGAAAGAAGCTTCTGGTGGTTTCTCATGGTGAAGGCTGCCAAGTACAACCTCACTTACGCTCTTTTTTCTCTCTTTCCGATACCGCCTCTCGATGGAAGCAGGATTCTTGCCTCCTTGCTTCCAGATAGATACATGGAATGGCTCATAAAGTACGAAGTGTATGGAATACTGTTCATGATAGCGCTACTTGTGCTCTGGATCATACCGCTTGTGATGAATCCTTTTGTGACGTTCATAGACGACTTCGTTCAGATGATTGTGAGGTGA
- the csaB gene encoding polysaccharide pyruvyl transferase CsaB: MATAFLWGYYGFGNFGDEIMFRACVDLLKELDFGTIYTPLPDGKRSMGVTSVGRFSPKLISFLRRSQISMAGGGGLFQDVTSFRSILYYYYLSRMSLLMKKPLIFFGNSIGPLKRTASKRLVHEVVSHKSVVFIAREPVSYRYVRALGGNAWLGTDPSILYLMNDESEVKKENKAVFFLKKPLDVSCVLKSLREHGIEDFVLSSAFSKDCQYLPPLRTGGDVLEEIKSSSIVITERFHPALVAAYFEVPFVIVDCQKARRFFRKYTEEEFFFSRRDPLEISLKVSKVLKKRLSLKEKLKEDAMEMKEFLKDTLRRW, from the coding sequence TTGGCAACCGCCTTTCTGTGGGGATATTACGGCTTTGGTAACTTCGGAGACGAAATCATGTTCAGAGCGTGTGTGGATCTCCTGAAGGAACTGGATTTTGGAACCATATACACTCCCCTTCCGGATGGGAAGAGATCGATGGGAGTAACATCGGTGGGAAGGTTCTCTCCGAAACTGATTTCTTTCCTGAGAAGGTCGCAGATTTCGATGGCAGGTGGAGGGGGACTTTTTCAGGATGTGACGAGTTTTCGAAGTATCCTTTACTATTACTATCTGTCCAGGATGTCACTTCTCATGAAAAAACCCCTTATCTTTTTTGGAAACAGCATAGGCCCCTTGAAAAGAACTGCCTCAAAAAGACTCGTTCACGAGGTGGTGAGTCACAAAAGTGTGGTCTTCATAGCAAGAGAGCCCGTCTCCTACAGGTACGTCAGAGCGCTCGGAGGAAACGCCTGGCTTGGAACAGATCCTTCGATACTCTATCTCATGAACGACGAATCAGAAGTGAAAAAGGAGAATAAGGCCGTTTTCTTTCTGAAAAAGCCTCTGGACGTGTCCTGTGTTTTGAAGAGTCTGAGAGAACACGGAATAGAAGATTTCGTTCTCTCGAGTGCTTTCTCGAAAGACTGCCAGTACCTTCCTCCACTCAGAACCGGAGGAGACGTTCTCGAAGAGATAAAGAGTTCGTCGATCGTCATCACCGAAAGGTTTCACCCGGCGCTCGTTGCTGCTTACTTTGAAGTCCCCTTTGTCATCGTTGACTGCCAGAAGGCGAGGAGGTTTTTCAGAAAGTACACGGAAGAAGAGTTCTTTTTCTCAAGAAGAGATCCCCTTGAAATCTCGCTCAAGGTATCCAAAGTTTTGAAGAAAAGATTGAGTCTGAAAGAGAAATTAAAAGAAGACGCCATGGAGATGAAGGAATTCCTGAAAGATACACTGAGGAGATGGTAG
- a CDS encoding MBL fold metallo-hydrolase, protein MITNLSDSVFVIGTGISSNSVLVCGKKVCILIDTTLFPEKARKIEEFAREMLKKEIVAVFNTHYHPDHTFGNEIFGRIIAHSLTKESLSKMDEEYMERIGVKVSIKLPSETFSDRGLYRFGDITVEAVHLGGHTPDSSIFILKNEKIVVCGDLLTTGIHAEIVTDSDLSMWISALEEIEKTGAHYCVPGHGRVGTLQDVKEMKDYIAKILRLKKGNIPHSELLRDPNFLSREHPELLEWGIENIIR, encoded by the coding sequence ATGATAACGAACCTCTCAGACAGCGTTTTCGTGATAGGCACTGGAATTTCTTCAAACAGCGTCCTCGTGTGTGGAAAAAAAGTGTGCATTCTCATCGACACAACTCTTTTTCCAGAAAAAGCAAGAAAGATCGAAGAGTTCGCACGGGAGATGTTGAAGAAGGAGATCGTCGCCGTCTTCAACACCCACTACCACCCGGATCACACCTTCGGAAACGAAATCTTTGGAAGGATAATTGCTCACTCTCTGACCAAAGAGTCCCTGAGCAAGATGGATGAAGAATACATGGAAAGAATCGGTGTGAAAGTGTCCATAAAACTTCCATCGGAAACGTTCAGCGACAGAGGACTTTACAGATTTGGAGACATCACCGTGGAGGCCGTTCACCTGGGCGGTCACACACCCGATTCCTCCATTTTCATCCTGAAAAACGAAAAGATCGTTGTGTGCGGGGATCTGCTCACCACCGGAATTCACGCCGAAATAGTCACAGACAGTGACCTGTCGATGTGGATATCGGCACTTGAGGAGATAGAAAAAACAGGTGCTCATTACTGTGTCCCAGGACATGGAAGGGTGGGAACGCTCCAGGATGTGAAAGAGATGAAAGACTACATCGCAAAGATACTCCGTCTCAAGAAAGGAAACATCCCTCATTCAGAACTACTGAGAGATCCGAACTTCCTCTCACGCGAACACCCTGAACTTCTGGAATGGGGAATTGAAAACATCATTCGTTGA
- the fliY gene encoding flagellar motor switch phosphatase FliY, with the protein MTENEFLSQEEIDKLLGGEAEGVLTPEEKDMIGEIGNIAMGSAATTLSMILGRNVNITVPMVREEKMKNVKSDFNGEKVVVTVEYTEGLKGLNVLVLEKSLVAAIVDLMMGGSGEVESEELDEIKLSAIGEAMNQMMGSAATSLSELLGITVNISPPKVEILNFDDPSTKFPPVVDDPEKDVAVVEFEIEIEGLPKSKFYQVIGADLVKKMYEYFTRAHKEEAEEKKEEKKEEKKVKVEPVEFSELKPSGTAKTEIPQDKLELLLDVPLKVTVELGRTRMTLKRVLEMIPGSIIELDKLTGEPVDILVNGKLIARGEVVVIDENFGVRVTEIVSPKERLELLNE; encoded by the coding sequence ATGACGGAGAATGAATTCCTTTCCCAGGAAGAGATAGATAAACTGCTCGGTGGAGAAGCAGAGGGTGTTCTCACACCAGAAGAAAAGGACATGATCGGCGAGATTGGAAACATCGCTATGGGAAGTGCCGCAACAACGCTCTCTATGATCCTGGGAAGAAACGTCAACATCACCGTTCCAATGGTTCGCGAGGAAAAGATGAAGAACGTGAAAAGCGACTTCAATGGTGAGAAAGTAGTTGTAACTGTGGAATACACGGAAGGATTGAAGGGACTGAACGTTCTGGTTCTGGAAAAAAGCCTGGTAGCCGCGATCGTCGATCTCATGATGGGTGGAAGTGGAGAGGTGGAAAGTGAAGAACTGGATGAGATCAAACTCAGTGCCATAGGAGAGGCCATGAATCAGATGATGGGAAGTGCCGCAACTTCTCTTTCGGAACTTCTGGGAATAACCGTGAACATCTCCCCACCAAAGGTTGAAATTCTGAACTTCGACGATCCCAGCACGAAATTTCCACCGGTTGTGGACGATCCAGAAAAGGATGTTGCCGTTGTGGAGTTCGAGATCGAGATAGAAGGGCTTCCAAAATCCAAATTCTACCAGGTGATCGGAGCAGATCTTGTCAAGAAGATGTACGAGTACTTCACCAGAGCACATAAAGAAGAGGCTGAAGAAAAGAAAGAGGAAAAGAAGGAAGAAAAGAAAGTGAAGGTCGAACCGGTGGAGTTTTCGGAGTTGAAGCCATCCGGAACGGCTAAAACGGAGATTCCTCAGGACAAACTCGAGTTGTTGCTTGACGTTCCTTTAAAGGTGACAGTGGAACTTGGAAGGACAAGGATGACACTGAAGCGTGTTCTGGAGATGATACCAGGCTCAATCATAGAACTCGATAAACTCACCGGCGAGCCGGTGGACATTCTCGTTAACGGAAAACTCATAGCCCGTGGAGAGGTCGTTGTGATAGACGAGAACTTCGGTGTGAGGGTGACGGAGATTGTGAGTCCCAAGGAAAGGCTGGAACTTCTCAACGAATGA
- the fliM gene encoding flagellar motor switch protein FliM: MSDVLSQEEINQLIEALMKGELKEEDLLKEEGEKKVKPYDFKRPSKFSKEQLRTFQMIHENFGRALSTYLSGRLRTFVDVEISIDQLTYEEFIRSVMIPSFIVIFTGDVFEGSAIFEMRLDLFYTILDIIMGGPGDNPPNRTPTDIETSIMRREVTNILTLLAQAWSDFQYFIPSIENIETNPQFVQIVPPNEIVLLVTASVSWGEFTSFINVCWPFSLLEPFLEKLSNRFWMMGRKPERIEERVEELKVASQSVPLTVQAVIGEAWLTLREVLNLQEGDVIRLNTHYKDEIRIDVEGKPKFRGIPGKYKGKYAVKITGEYTNGGEEE, encoded by the coding sequence ATGTCGGATGTTCTCAGTCAGGAAGAGATAAACCAGTTGATCGAAGCGTTGATGAAAGGAGAGCTAAAAGAAGAGGACCTTCTGAAGGAAGAAGGGGAAAAGAAGGTCAAGCCTTACGATTTCAAAAGGCCGAGCAAGTTTTCTAAAGAGCAACTTCGAACATTTCAGATGATACATGAGAACTTTGGAAGAGCGCTTTCAACGTACCTTTCTGGAAGGTTGAGAACGTTCGTTGACGTAGAGATCAGCATCGACCAGCTCACTTATGAAGAATTCATAAGGTCTGTAATGATTCCTTCCTTCATCGTCATCTTCACGGGTGACGTGTTCGAGGGTAGTGCCATATTCGAGATGAGGCTCGATCTTTTCTACACCATACTGGATATCATCATGGGAGGCCCTGGAGACAATCCTCCAAACAGAACCCCTACGGACATTGAAACCTCCATAATGAGGAGAGAGGTAACCAACATTCTTACGCTTCTTGCTCAGGCATGGAGCGATTTTCAGTATTTCATTCCTTCGATAGAAAACATCGAAACCAACCCACAGTTCGTCCAGATCGTCCCCCCAAACGAGATAGTGCTTCTTGTGACCGCCTCTGTTTCCTGGGGAGAGTTCACGAGTTTCATCAACGTGTGCTGGCCTTTTTCTCTTCTGGAACCTTTCCTTGAAAAACTTTCCAACAGGTTCTGGATGATGGGCAGAAAGCCAGAAAGGATCGAAGAAAGAGTTGAAGAACTCAAGGTGGCTTCTCAAAGTGTTCCACTGACGGTGCAGGCGGTGATAGGGGAAGCCTGGCTGACTCTGAGGGAAGTGCTGAATCTTCAGGAAGGCGATGTGATAAGGCTCAACACACATTACAAAGACGAGATAAGAATCGATGTGGAAGGAAAGCCCAAGTTCAGGGGAATTCCTGGAAAGTACAAGGGAAAGTACGCTGTGAAGATCACCGGCGAGTACACTAATGGGGGTGAAGAGGAATGA
- a CDS encoding flagellar basal body-associated FliL family protein has translation MAEEERREEEPRRRGVSSLIMSIVIPLIVSLAVYFLLPMFLGTNQGGQSESTPSTPVEIKAVLIQPGENKTFLLKGGRDVVVIDSLSFTVGSDTCRAAIAEKEDEIMDALMMIFLSKEKSELSTVPGLELLKRQIREAVNTITGFVGDREKYGVLNVYLYIKAFATTE, from the coding sequence ATGGCAGAAGAAGAAAGAAGAGAGGAAGAACCAAGACGCCGGGGAGTCTCGTCACTGATCATGAGTATCGTGATACCGCTCATCGTATCACTCGCTGTGTACTTTTTACTTCCCATGTTTCTTGGGACAAATCAGGGTGGACAGAGTGAGAGCACACCCTCGACTCCGGTCGAGATAAAGGCAGTTCTCATCCAGCCAGGTGAGAACAAGACGTTCCTTTTGAAGGGTGGAAGGGATGTTGTTGTGATAGATTCTCTTTCCTTCACCGTTGGTAGCGACACGTGCAGGGCAGCCATCGCGGAGAAAGAAGATGAGATCATGGATGCCCTCATGATGATTTTTCTGAGCAAGGAAAAGAGTGAACTGAGCACGGTTCCGGGCCTTGAACTTCTGAAGAGACAGATAAGGGAGGCGGTCAACACCATCACCGGCTTCGTCGGTGACAGAGAGAAATACGGTGTTCTGAACGTTTATCTTTATATAAAGGCCTTTGCGACCACCGAGTGA
- a CDS encoding OmpA/MotB family protein, translating to MAKKQEEQKGSPQWMTTYSDMVTLLLTFFVALISMSTISPGKFQQVAVGLRIALSGQPPSVLMGGRSINEEPLITSKRGIYQELMRLSEEYKGKITVEERDEGTLIILKDMVFFETGSAKLTAEAKDLLAKVGQIVIEHTTNVLEVFGYTDDRPVLPNSIYVSNWHLSSARAASVVNFFLTELKEKRMIERAADIKLGRFNIDFFYNPDRFYPIGLGDREIKKKIKDLENEINAEKALLNERLRNGEITRSEWEAKMKELEERYQQELERLRREFRRIDILIKRERV from the coding sequence ATGGCAAAGAAACAGGAAGAACAGAAGGGATCACCTCAGTGGATGACCACCTATTCGGACATGGTGACACTGTTGCTCACGTTCTTTGTGGCCCTTATCTCCATGTCCACCATCAGTCCCGGTAAGTTCCAGCAGGTGGCGGTGGGACTCAGAATTGCTTTAAGTGGGCAACCACCGAGTGTTTTGATGGGAGGAAGGAGCATAAACGAAGAACCCCTTATCACCTCGAAAAGAGGAATATATCAAGAACTCATGAGATTGTCCGAAGAATACAAAGGGAAGATCACGGTGGAAGAAAGAGACGAAGGAACCCTCATAATTTTGAAGGACATGGTATTCTTCGAGACAGGAAGCGCTAAACTCACGGCTGAAGCGAAGGACCTTCTGGCAAAGGTGGGACAGATCGTCATAGAACACACCACGAACGTGCTGGAGGTTTTCGGTTACACAGACGACAGGCCAGTTCTTCCAAATTCTATTTACGTTTCCAACTGGCATCTTTCGAGTGCAAGAGCGGCGAGTGTGGTGAATTTCTTCCTGACGGAACTGAAGGAAAAGAGAATGATCGAAAGGGCTGCCGATATCAAACTTGGTCGATTCAACATAGACTTCTTCTACAACCCCGATAGATTCTATCCGATAGGTCTTGGGGACAGGGAGATAAAGAAGAAGATAAAAGACCTTGAAAACGAGATAAACGCAGAAAAAGCCCTGCTCAACGAAAGACTCAGAAACGGCGAGATCACCCGTTCTGAGTGGGAAGCGAAGATGAAAGAACTGGAGGAAAGATACCAGCAGGAACTGGAAAGACTGAGAAGAGAGTTCAGAAGAATAGACATCCTCATAAAGAGAGAGAGGGTGTGA
- a CDS encoding motility protein A, translated as MDLATLMGLALVIAALFIGIATGGGDFAAFINIPSLFITVVGSIAATMVAHPKDRAFRIINIMFSTLREPKIDHTSLIQTMVSFSEKARREGLLSLEENLESIEDPFMKKALQLVVDGTDPDLLKNMMETELELFEEELDGERAVLESAGAYAPAFGMIGTLIGLIQMLKSLNNPETLGPSMAVALITTLYGAILANGVFLPMAEKIKKRRDILVMEKRMILEAVLSIQAGENPRILEEKLKSFLPEKEKRAYEAASQEAAA; from the coding sequence ATGGATCTTGCAACCCTGATGGGGCTGGCTCTTGTGATAGCGGCTCTCTTCATAGGAATCGCAACGGGTGGAGGAGATTTTGCGGCCTTCATAAACATACCTTCACTCTTCATAACCGTCGTTGGCTCCATAGCGGCTACAATGGTGGCACATCCAAAAGACAGGGCTTTCAGAATCATAAACATCATGTTCTCCACACTTAGGGAACCAAAAATAGATCACACTTCACTCATACAGACGATGGTTTCCTTCTCAGAGAAGGCACGAAGAGAAGGACTTCTTTCTCTGGAGGAAAACCTCGAAAGCATCGAAGATCCGTTCATGAAAAAGGCGCTTCAACTCGTGGTCGATGGAACAGATCCTGATCTTTTGAAAAACATGATGGAGACAGAACTTGAACTCTTTGAAGAAGAACTGGACGGAGAAAGGGCGGTTTTGGAATCTGCCGGTGCGTACGCTCCGGCGTTCGGTATGATAGGAACGCTCATAGGACTCATTCAGATGTTGAAATCTTTGAACAACCCGGAAACTCTGGGGCCGTCAATGGCAGTGGCGCTCATAACGACACTCTACGGTGCTATTCTGGCAAACGGTGTGTTTCTCCCCATGGCGGAGAAGATAAAAAAGAGAAGAGACATTCTCGTCATGGAAAAGAGAATGATTCTGGAGGCGGTTCTTTCGATTCAGGCAGGAGAAAACCCCAGGATACTGGAGGAGAAACTGAAGTCCTTCTTGCCTGAGAAAGAAAAAAGAGCCTATGAGGCTGCCTCTCAGGAGGCTGCTGCGTGA
- a CDS encoding flagellar FlbD family protein, protein MIRLTKIDGKWFVLNADLIETIEALPDTTITLVNGRKYIVKEPVEEVVRRVIEYKRKIFNWWKEQGR, encoded by the coding sequence ATGATCAGGCTCACAAAGATCGATGGTAAGTGGTTTGTTCTGAACGCCGATCTCATAGAAACCATCGAAGCACTGCCCGATACAACGATCACCCTTGTGAACGGTAGAAAGTACATCGTGAAAGAGCCCGTGGAAGAGGTTGTCCGGAGGGTGATAGAATACAAGAGAAAGATCTTCAACTGGTGGAAAGAGCAGGGCAGGTGA